In Acidobacteriota bacterium, a single window of DNA contains:
- a CDS encoding tetratricopeptide repeat protein — protein MSQTNAGKMAQSSENVEGLTSETTRLGEYLRRLREGYGYTLRKVEERAMALGEAIDNSQLSRFEKGKAVPSFDKLRALARVFNVPVQNFSDVLDLEEYQPFKPTSVVHAELLRDGADWMARGEHGRAFVTYERAFDLAEREGDPVRAAELAAEARWRMATALKALGKLYMTERELRAILKDRKKLAPHTRIRVLLQLSYLYRELGDYYLASVLARECLELAEGAGDRLTQAGVLNTLGNIAHDEEEPVTALDIYNRALDVLQHLDGHHEMKATVLTNLGGCHVTVGRFDEGIALLREAHSLARDRGFRRSAALSLTRMAEAHMARNEHGQARQILEESDLLANRTGDCYYDMLFLNAHHRWKMAQREEHPTREKIAFGRLRHLRSMLQRRFPEVEEFDQHIERIRR, from the coding sequence ATGAGTCAAACAAATGCAGGAAAGATGGCCCAGTCTTCCGAAAACGTTGAAGGATTAACGTCCGAGACGACTCGTCTCGGCGAATACCTGCGTCGTCTTCGGGAAGGTTACGGCTACACCCTGCGAAAAGTCGAAGAGCGAGCAATGGCCCTGGGCGAAGCAATCGACAATTCTCAGCTCAGCCGCTTCGAAAAGGGCAAGGCTGTCCCATCCTTTGACAAGCTGCGGGCTCTGGCCCGTGTCTTCAACGTACCGGTCCAGAACTTCTCCGACGTCCTCGACCTCGAGGAATATCAGCCCTTCAAGCCGACCAGCGTGGTCCACGCGGAGCTCCTCAGAGACGGTGCCGACTGGATGGCCCGAGGCGAGCACGGTCGGGCATTCGTGACCTACGAGCGTGCCTTCGACCTGGCGGAGCGCGAGGGCGACCCGGTTCGGGCGGCAGAGTTGGCCGCGGAGGCTCGCTGGCGGATGGCCACGGCTCTGAAGGCCCTCGGCAAGCTGTACATGACCGAACGCGAGCTTAGAGCGATTCTCAAAGACCGCAAGAAGCTGGCACCTCACACACGGATTCGGGTTCTGTTGCAGTTGTCTTACCTCTACCGTGAGCTAGGTGACTACTACCTTGCGTCGGTTCTCGCCCGTGAGTGTCTCGAGTTGGCCGAAGGGGCAGGCGATCGTCTGACCCAGGCCGGTGTGCTGAACACCCTCGGCAATATCGCTCACGACGAAGAGGAGCCTGTCACCGCGCTGGATATTTACAACCGCGCGTTGGATGTGCTCCAACACCTCGACGGACATCACGAGATGAAGGCCACCGTATTGACCAACCTGGGTGGTTGTCACGTCACCGTGGGGCGATTCGACGAGGGGATTGCGCTTCTACGGGAGGCTCACTCCCTGGCCCGCGATCGCGGCTTCCGACGCTCCGCCGCCCTGTCGCTGACGAGGATGGCCGAGGCTCACATGGCTCGCAACGAGCATGGTCAAGCACGACAGATCCTGGAAGAGTCGGATCTGCTCGCCAATCGCACCGGCGATTGCTACTACGACATGTTATTCCTCAACGCCCATCATCGTTGGAAGATGGCGCAACGAGAAGAGCATCCCACTCGGGAGAAGATCGCGTTCGGGCGGCTTCGACATCTGCGGTCGATGTTGCAGCGTCGGTTCCCCGAAGTGGAAGAGTTTGACCAGCATATCGAACGGATTCGGAGGTGA
- a CDS encoding AraC family transcriptional regulator → MPRPRQDSTTLLRRIGYDAALEERGLGALALGDRSAARELLLRLSGTLQPGEGPREGRVATQLLLGLLHQVHGSLAETDVRSHRFQTRRLELIQQFDGCRSFAIARQRFDEILGRLLRAQTEPAASDIPEIVERALTYIDRHFRRRISLSDVAAGLHVSSNYLSRNFKKHAGHTITEAIQRRRLDSARRLLSNGERSLSEIAYRVGYQNYRDFYRNFVKYERASPRQVQRKLHSQVS, encoded by the coding sequence ATGCCCCGACCCAGACAGGACTCGACGACCCTTCTCCGGCGGATCGGATACGACGCCGCCCTGGAGGAGCGTGGGCTGGGCGCGCTGGCCCTCGGCGATCGCTCCGCAGCCCGGGAGCTCCTGCTCCGTCTCTCCGGCACGCTACAGCCCGGAGAGGGCCCCAGGGAAGGACGCGTCGCGACCCAACTCCTGCTGGGCCTGCTCCACCAGGTTCACGGCTCTCTGGCGGAGACCGACGTGCGAAGTCACCGGTTCCAGACGCGACGGCTGGAGCTGATCCAGCAGTTTGACGGGTGTCGGAGTTTCGCCATCGCGCGGCAACGCTTCGACGAGATTCTGGGCCGTCTACTTCGAGCCCAGACGGAGCCCGCGGCCTCCGACATCCCGGAGATCGTCGAGCGGGCGCTGACGTACATCGATCGCCATTTCCGACGCCGGATCTCGTTATCCGATGTGGCGGCGGGGCTTCATGTCTCCTCCAACTACCTTTCGCGGAATTTCAAGAAGCACGCCGGCCACACGATCACCGAAGCGATCCAGCGGCGGCGCCTCGACAGCGCGCGGCGTCTTCTGTCCAATGGGGAGCGGAGCCTCTCCGAGATCGCCTACCGGGTCGGCTACCAGAACTACCGGGACTTCTATCGCAACTTCGTCAAGTACGAACGCGCGTCGCCCCGACAGGTGCAACGGAAGCTGCACTCACAGGTCAGTTGA
- a CDS encoding lytic transglycosylase domain-containing protein: protein MPYRLVILVTALFVTPSIGQADTSIVRSSDDAGLAFSNTSSAPDLSPGHRSRGRRSSRGGSLADRRAAIEPVLHSTARRNRLSPDLVRAVVEVESAYNTHARSPKGAIGLMQLMPATARAYGVKDPYAVDENLDGGCRYLRALLDRYDDDLNLALAAYNAGPTAVDRHGGIPSYPETREYVRRVRERLESQSEGRNQLAFGKPPRMVRGSDGSIRIVN, encoded by the coding sequence ATGCCGTACAGGTTGGTCATTCTGGTCACCGCGCTGTTCGTGACCCCGTCGATCGGGCAGGCCGACACCTCGATCGTTCGCAGCAGCGACGACGCCGGACTGGCCTTCAGCAACACGTCATCCGCACCCGACCTCTCGCCGGGACACCGCTCACGCGGACGCCGATCGTCGCGGGGCGGGTCTCTCGCCGATCGTCGCGCGGCCATCGAACCCGTGCTGCATTCGACGGCTCGGCGAAACCGACTCAGTCCCGATCTCGTCCGTGCGGTCGTCGAGGTGGAATCGGCTTACAACACCCACGCTCGATCGCCCAAGGGCGCGATCGGTCTCATGCAATTGATGCCGGCCACCGCCCGTGCGTACGGGGTCAAGGATCCTTACGCCGTCGACGAGAACCTTGATGGTGGCTGTCGGTATCTACGTGCGCTGCTCGACCGTTACGACGACGATTTGAACCTGGCGTTGGCCGCGTACAACGCAGGTCCCACCGCGGTGGATCGTCACGGCGGGATTCCGTCCTACCCCGAGACCCGTGAGTACGTGCGTCGGGTCAGAGAGCGGCTGGAGTCGCAGAGTGAGGGTCGCAACCAACTGGCATTCGGGAAGCCGCCGCGAATGGTCCGCGGTTCCGACGGTTCAATTCGAATCGTCAACTGA
- the alaS gene encoding alanine--tRNA ligase produces MEANKARRAFIDYFVERQHQEVASSPVVLPDDATLLFVNAGMNQFKDVFTGRRAASSPRAVSSQKCLRVSGKHNDLEMVGRTPRHHTFFEMLGNFSFGDYFKKDAIAFAWELITKVYGLPPERLWVSVFEGTDCFEADDEALRIWRDDIGVDPDRILKLGEEENFWRMGETGPCGPCSEIHVDLGDELTSVSGPSNPATDERRFLEIWNLVFMQFNQCADGARENLPAPSIDTGMGLERIVSVLQGKQSNYDTDIFAPLLNATAERCGTRYGKDPETDFSIRVIADHARAFAFLVAEGVVPANDRRGYVLRRLLRRAIRHGRKLGIHEPFLRDVTPVVVEQMGDVYPELLASKDALLQIGDLEERRFADTLSTGLQMLDDKLGALGTEKDAGDTPLVLPAKDLFLLYDTFGFPLDLARDIADERGIQLDEEGFKREMARQRDRARASWKGGGATTDTAAYEAWSDQPSTEFLGYDRLAFDDSRVLGILSDGTPIDTLVAGQTGELLLASTAFYGEAGGQIADQGMLAAENGRAQVTDVVRRGNGLFVHRVVLEEGAIAIGDRVRGDVTEERRAAIKRNHTATHLLHAALRDVIGTHVKQAGSRVGDDRFRFDFTHFAPVTPEALSDIESLINRQVLADVEIETKEMDVDSALELGAMALFGEKYGSRVRVVSIGDFSLELCGGTHTTHTGEIGLIKLLEERGVASGTRRVEAVSGEGALDRFRAVQGILSGLEAELSVPADALRGEIERRLGQLRDLQKQLDQQRVGAIRDHLDEIAGEAVDVEGVRVVARRVDGLSPQDMREVADALRGKLGSGVVVLGRAVGGKASLMVAVTEDLRKNLPAGALVKELARKIGGGGGGRPDLAEAGGKQPEHLDAALAAAADEVRRKLS; encoded by the coding sequence ATGGAAGCCAACAAGGCCCGCAGGGCCTTCATCGATTACTTCGTGGAGCGTCAGCACCAGGAGGTCGCGAGTTCACCGGTCGTTCTTCCGGACGACGCGACGCTGCTGTTTGTCAACGCCGGTATGAATCAGTTCAAGGATGTCTTCACCGGACGCCGGGCCGCCAGCAGCCCCCGGGCGGTCTCCTCGCAGAAGTGTCTGCGCGTCTCGGGTAAACACAACGATCTGGAGATGGTCGGGCGGACGCCACGGCACCACACCTTCTTCGAGATGCTCGGCAACTTCTCCTTCGGGGACTACTTCAAGAAGGATGCGATCGCCTTCGCCTGGGAGCTGATCACCAAGGTCTACGGACTGCCGCCCGAGCGGCTCTGGGTCTCCGTCTTCGAGGGTACCGATTGTTTCGAAGCGGATGACGAGGCATTGCGGATCTGGCGTGACGACATCGGTGTCGACCCGGATCGAATCCTCAAGCTCGGGGAAGAAGAGAACTTCTGGCGGATGGGAGAGACAGGACCGTGCGGGCCGTGTAGTGAGATCCACGTTGACCTCGGTGACGAGTTGACCTCGGTGTCGGGTCCCTCCAACCCGGCCACGGACGAGCGGCGGTTCCTCGAGATCTGGAACCTGGTGTTCATGCAGTTCAATCAGTGTGCCGACGGGGCCCGCGAGAACCTACCCGCTCCAAGTATCGATACCGGCATGGGTCTCGAGAGGATCGTTTCGGTCCTGCAGGGCAAGCAGAGCAACTACGACACCGATATATTCGCCCCGCTCCTGAATGCCACGGCGGAACGTTGCGGCACCCGTTACGGAAAGGACCCCGAGACCGATTTCTCCATCCGCGTGATTGCGGATCATGCCCGGGCCTTCGCCTTCCTGGTGGCCGAGGGGGTGGTGCCTGCCAACGACCGACGAGGCTACGTGCTTCGGCGCTTGCTCCGTCGTGCCATCCGTCACGGACGGAAGCTGGGGATTCACGAGCCGTTCTTGCGAGATGTCACGCCGGTCGTCGTCGAGCAGATGGGAGACGTCTATCCGGAGCTCCTGGCGTCCAAAGATGCGTTGCTTCAGATCGGCGATCTGGAGGAGCGGCGGTTCGCCGATACGCTCTCGACCGGCCTGCAGATGCTGGATGACAAGCTCGGCGCACTGGGCACGGAGAAGGATGCCGGCGACACCCCGTTGGTGCTTCCCGCGAAAGACCTCTTCCTGCTCTACGACACCTTCGGATTCCCGCTGGATCTTGCCCGCGATATCGCCGACGAGCGAGGGATTCAGCTCGACGAGGAAGGCTTCAAGCGGGAGATGGCCCGGCAACGAGATCGTGCCCGGGCATCGTGGAAAGGCGGCGGGGCCACCACGGATACCGCGGCCTACGAGGCCTGGAGCGATCAGCCATCGACGGAGTTTCTTGGTTATGACCGTCTGGCGTTCGATGACAGCCGCGTGCTGGGCATCCTCAGCGACGGCACGCCGATCGATACGCTGGTCGCGGGACAGACCGGCGAGCTGCTTCTGGCATCGACGGCTTTCTATGGAGAGGCGGGCGGGCAAATCGCCGATCAGGGCATGCTGGCGGCAGAGAACGGTCGGGCACAGGTGACCGACGTCGTTCGACGCGGCAACGGTCTGTTCGTTCATCGCGTCGTACTGGAGGAGGGCGCCATCGCGATCGGCGATCGCGTCCGTGGTGACGTCACGGAAGAGAGACGCGCGGCGATCAAGCGCAATCACACCGCGACGCATCTCCTGCACGCCGCACTGCGAGACGTGATCGGGACTCACGTCAAGCAGGCCGGCTCGAGAGTCGGAGACGACCGCTTCCGATTCGACTTTACGCACTTCGCGCCGGTGACTCCCGAGGCACTCTCCGATATCGAGTCCCTGATCAATCGGCAGGTGCTGGCGGATGTCGAGATCGAGACGAAGGAGATGGACGTCGACAGCGCACTCGAGCTCGGTGCCATGGCGCTGTTCGGCGAAAAGTACGGATCGCGGGTTCGCGTCGTGTCGATCGGTGACTTCTCCCTCGAACTGTGTGGCGGTACGCACACCACGCACACCGGGGAGATCGGATTGATCAAGCTTCTAGAGGAGCGCGGAGTTGCATCGGGTACGCGACGAGTCGAGGCCGTTAGCGGCGAGGGGGCGCTCGATCGATTTCGGGCCGTGCAGGGGATCCTGTCCGGTCTCGAGGCCGAGCTCTCCGTCCCGGCAGACGCCCTGCGGGGCGAGATCGAGCGACGCCTCGGGCAGCTCCGAGATCTTCAGAAACAGCTGGATCAGCAGCGGGTCGGCGCCATCCGGGACCATCTCGATGAGATCGCCGGGGAAGCCGTCGATGTCGAGGGCGTCCGGGTGGTCGCGCGTCGGGTTGACGGCCTTTCGCCTCAGGATATGCGTGAGGTTGCCGATGCACTGCGGGGGAAACTAGGTTCTGGAGTGGTGGTTCTGGGTCGGGCCGTCGGCGGGAAGGCCTCGCTGATGGTCGCCGTGACCGAGGATCTCCGTAAGAACCTGCCGGCAGGTGCACTGGTGAAAGAACTCGCCAGGAAGATCGGTGGGGGTGGCGGCGGTCGCCCCGACCTGGCCGAGGCCGGTGGAAAACAGCCGGAGCATCTTGACGCAGCGCTTGCGGCTGCCGCCGATGAGGTGCGACGAAAGCTGAGTTGA
- a CDS encoding RecX family transcriptional regulator, producing the protein MPDARRKPSDRSTRDPFVALVRAVGYRPLTALEASARLGKLGFDSDQVDAAIARGRDERILDDGKLAEDYLVLRAERRLEGPRRLIRELVGRGVDESLCESAWQRLVALGDVDEDALLTRRLDRLLAAPRSNTSNERRRVYNALLRAGFEPSAARDAVIKRDIR; encoded by the coding sequence ATGCCAGATGCCCGCCGCAAACCAAGCGACCGATCGACCCGCGATCCGTTCGTCGCATTGGTGCGTGCTGTCGGATATCGTCCGCTGACGGCGCTCGAGGCTTCCGCTCGCCTCGGCAAGCTCGGCTTCGATTCCGACCAGGTGGACGCCGCCATCGCTCGAGGTCGAGACGAGCGCATCCTCGACGACGGCAAGTTGGCGGAGGACTACCTGGTCCTGCGCGCGGAGCGTCGGCTCGAGGGGCCGCGTCGCCTTATCCGGGAGCTGGTCGGCCGCGGCGTCGATGAGTCGCTCTGTGAGTCGGCATGGCAACGCCTCGTCGCGTTGGGCGATGTCGACGAGGACGCGCTGTTGACTCGGCGGCTGGATCGCTTGCTCGCAGCGCCGCGGTCCAACACGTCGAATGAACGACGCCGTGTATATAATGCGCTGCTTCGAGCGGGATTCGAGCCGAGTGCGGCTCGCGATGCCGTGATCAAACGGGACATCCGCTAG
- a CDS encoding type IV pilus twitching motility protein PilT, whose translation MHINDLLKMTTERGASDLHLKVGSYPVIRVNGKLIPMTDQKRLMQEDTIAMAFSIMSARQKQKFKDHFELDMAYSVPGLGRFRCNVFQQRGTVGLVLRVIPVKILTVRELHLPPVLEQIAQERRGLILVTGTTGSGKSTSLAAMIDYINSVRTEHLMTIEDPIEFLHRDKKSLVNQREVEVDTKSFAFALRSALRQDPDVILVGEMRDYETIETALNAAETGHLVLSTLHTVDATETINRIISVFPPHQQKQVRLQLGAVLKAIISMRLVPRKDGKGRVPAVEVLRSTPFIRDCIENKEKTKLINGAIAQGTSQYAMQTFDQSLNSLFQNELISFEEALRQATNPDEFKLKASGIQSASDMAQAQMESTVASPEENGDSDPHAPESPFEFTNS comes from the coding sequence ATGCATATCAATGATCTGCTGAAGATGACGACCGAACGGGGTGCCTCCGATTTGCACCTCAAGGTGGGCAGCTATCCCGTGATTCGCGTCAACGGCAAGCTGATTCCGATGACTGACCAGAAGCGCCTGATGCAGGAGGACACCATCGCGATGGCGTTCAGCATCATGAGCGCGCGGCAGAAACAGAAGTTCAAGGATCACTTCGAACTTGACATGGCGTATTCGGTTCCCGGGCTGGGTCGGTTCCGTTGCAATGTGTTTCAGCAGCGCGGCACGGTGGGTCTGGTACTCCGTGTCATTCCGGTGAAGATCCTCACGGTCCGTGAGCTTCATCTTCCACCGGTCCTCGAGCAGATCGCCCAGGAGCGTCGCGGGTTGATCCTGGTGACCGGTACGACCGGTTCCGGTAAGTCGACGTCGCTCGCGGCCATGATCGACTACATCAACTCCGTCCGAACCGAACATCTCATGACGATCGAGGATCCCATCGAGTTCCTCCATCGGGACAAGAAGAGTCTCGTCAACCAACGCGAGGTCGAGGTCGACACCAAGTCGTTCGCCTTCGCCCTACGTTCGGCGCTCCGTCAGGATCCCGATGTCATCCTCGTCGGTGAGATGAGAGACTACGAGACGATCGAGACGGCCCTCAACGCGGCCGAGACCGGTCATCTTGTTCTCTCCACTCTGCATACGGTCGACGCCACCGAGACGATCAACCGAATCATCTCCGTCTTCCCGCCACATCAACAGAAGCAGGTGCGTCTGCAACTCGGCGCCGTGTTGAAAGCCATCATCTCCATGCGACTTGTCCCGCGGAAGGACGGGAAGGGGCGTGTGCCCGCCGTCGAGGTCTTGCGATCGACCCCGTTCATTCGGGACTGCATCGAGAACAAGGAAAAGACCAAACTGATCAACGGCGCCATCGCGCAGGGAACGTCACAGTATGCGATGCAGACGTTCGACCAGTCGCTCAATAGCCTGTTCCAGAACGAGCTGATCAGTTTCGAGGAAGCCCTTCGGCAGGCCACGAACCCCGATGAGTTCAAGCTGAAGGCCTCCGGAATTCAGTCGGCGTCGGATATGGCGCAGGCGCAGATGGAGAGTACGGTGGCCTCGCCCGAAGAGAACGGCGACTCCGACCCGCACGCACCGGAATCGCCGTTCGAGTTCACGAACAGCTAG
- a CDS encoding 16S rRNA (uracil(1498)-N(3))-methyltransferase has protein sequence MSRRWRVFHDPPIVVGDSLELGSDQAHHARSVLRLQADDEVLVFDGEGGEWMARIETLTKREVRVRVGEPAADASVDPSFSIELFQALCRQDRLEWLLQKGCELGLQGIHLYPAKRGEGPPLTRSRLDRWRRVLIESCKQSGRRRLPILGSIERLPDVPGGVIAFLADPRQAMPLIARLGQPRPDACWVAVGPESGLDDAELDDAVSRGWQPVSLGPRVLRTETAGLVATAVIQSCWGDLA, from the coding sequence ATGAGTCGACGCTGGCGAGTCTTCCATGATCCGCCGATCGTCGTCGGCGATTCGTTGGAACTCGGTAGCGACCAGGCCCATCACGCCCGTTCGGTGTTGCGCTTGCAGGCGGACGACGAGGTCCTCGTGTTTGACGGCGAGGGCGGCGAGTGGATGGCGCGCATCGAGACCCTGACGAAGCGCGAGGTTCGGGTGCGGGTGGGGGAGCCTGCTGCCGACGCGTCGGTCGATCCGAGTTTTTCTATCGAACTGTTTCAGGCGCTCTGTCGTCAGGATCGTCTCGAGTGGCTGCTTCAGAAGGGCTGTGAGCTCGGGCTGCAGGGAATCCATCTCTATCCCGCCAAGCGAGGAGAGGGTCCCCCATTGACCCGTAGTCGATTGGATCGTTGGCGGCGCGTGCTCATCGAGTCGTGCAAGCAGTCCGGTCGTCGCCGACTGCCGATTCTCGGATCCATCGAACGACTCCCCGACGTCCCCGGAGGGGTGATCGCGTTCCTCGCCGACCCACGGCAGGCCATGCCGTTGATCGCCCGGCTCGGACAACCCCGTCCCGATGCCTGCTGGGTCGCCGTGGGGCCGGAATCGGGTCTTGACGATGCGGAACTTGACGACGCCGTCTCCCGTGGTTGGCAGCCCGTGTCCCTGGGACCCCGGGTGCTTCGCACGGAGACTGCGGGGCTCGTGGCCACCGCCGTGATCCAGTCGTGCTGGGGAGATCTGGCCTAA
- a CDS encoding 50S ribosomal protein L11 methyltransferase, whose product MQRPETARWHALVLTLPEERADEIGAALAGGRLGVHFEDAGATSTLVRIYLREPDAIEPALEDARELLAAYGLDADQCGLGQELVEDGRWVERYQASLKPFVLGRGFVVWPSGTGEPVEGRHALKLVPGRAFGTGEHPTTQACTELLEHRVRPGSRWLDLGCGTGILSLVAQHSGAASVVGCDLDPLAVDVARETAAINDGPSGIRFVVGSATAPPEGGPFDGVVCNISPSFFQTYAAETAELVADSGLLIASGFLVEDAVSIANGLAEYGLREVERVERAPWAVLVVERASTA is encoded by the coding sequence ATGCAGCGCCCCGAAACAGCTCGATGGCACGCCCTGGTCCTGACGCTCCCCGAGGAGCGTGCCGACGAGATCGGGGCGGCATTGGCCGGTGGGCGTCTCGGCGTGCATTTCGAAGACGCCGGAGCGACGTCGACGCTCGTCCGGATCTACCTACGGGAGCCGGACGCCATCGAACCGGCGCTCGAGGATGCCCGAGAGCTCCTGGCCGCCTATGGGCTCGACGCCGATCAGTGCGGTTTGGGCCAAGAGTTGGTCGAGGACGGACGGTGGGTCGAGCGGTACCAGGCGTCTCTGAAGCCGTTCGTGCTGGGACGTGGGTTTGTCGTCTGGCCGTCGGGCACCGGGGAGCCCGTCGAGGGGCGGCACGCGCTGAAGCTGGTGCCGGGGCGGGCGTTCGGCACGGGCGAGCACCCGACCACGCAGGCCTGCACGGAGCTCCTCGAGCATCGGGTGCGGCCCGGCAGCCGCTGGCTGGATCTTGGGTGTGGGACCGGCATTCTCTCTCTGGTTGCGCAGCACTCCGGCGCCGCGTCGGTGGTAGGTTGCGACCTGGATCCATTGGCCGTCGATGTCGCTCGAGAGACCGCCGCGATCAATGACGGTCCGTCGGGGATCCGCTTCGTTGTCGGCTCCGCCACCGCTCCCCCGGAAGGTGGGCCGTTTGATGGGGTGGTCTGCAACATCAGCCCGTCGTTCTTTCAAACCTATGCCGCCGAGACCGCAGAACTCGTAGCGGACTCCGGACTATTGATCGCCTCGGGTTTCCTCGTCGAGGACGCGGTGTCCATCGCGAACGGCCTGGCCGAGTACGGACTTCGTGAAGTCGAGCGTGTCGAGCGAGCACCGTGGGCGGTCCTCGTCGTCGAACGAGCATCGACGGCATGA
- the dnaJ gene encoding molecular chaperone DnaJ gives MSDRDYYELLGVERDAGLPAIKKAYRAAAIKYHPDKNPGDQQAEDRFKEAAEAWSVLSDTEKRALYDRYGKRGLSGAGAGGGFNPDAFTDFSDILGDLFGFGSIFGGGGGRRGRGRRGDDLLFELEIEFEQAVSGTETRIQVPRAENCEDCDGSGAAPGGIETCSECSGRGQVAFQQGFFTIARTCSRCRGAGKQITKTCDGCNGEGRIQEERTLTVRIPPGVDDGMRLRMVGEGETGQGGGPPGDLHVALHVRDHKVFTRDGSDLHCELRLGFAQAALGAEVEVPTLDGSHLLPIPAGTQSGERIRLRGKGAPALQSSGRGDQIVHIQLVTPEDVDGEMRELLERLAEMEGQQIGDGGLFEKVRKIFHG, from the coding sequence TTGTCCGATCGCGATTATTACGAGCTGCTCGGCGTCGAGCGGGATGCCGGGCTGCCGGCCATCAAGAAGGCCTATCGCGCCGCCGCCATCAAATACCATCCCGATAAGAATCCCGGTGATCAGCAGGCCGAGGACCGGTTCAAGGAAGCGGCCGAGGCCTGGTCCGTCCTCTCCGATACCGAGAAGCGGGCCCTCTACGACCGCTATGGGAAGCGGGGTCTCTCCGGTGCAGGAGCCGGCGGTGGGTTCAACCCCGACGCGTTCACGGACTTCAGCGATATCCTCGGTGACCTCTTCGGCTTCGGTTCGATCTTCGGCGGGGGTGGCGGACGTCGCGGTCGTGGTCGACGCGGCGACGACCTGCTGTTCGAGTTGGAGATCGAATTCGAGCAGGCCGTGTCCGGCACCGAGACACGAATCCAGGTGCCTCGTGCGGAGAACTGCGAGGATTGCGACGGTAGCGGCGCCGCCCCCGGCGGCATCGAGACCTGTTCGGAATGTTCCGGCCGCGGGCAGGTCGCGTTCCAGCAGGGTTTCTTCACCATCGCTCGCACGTGTTCACGCTGTCGCGGTGCCGGCAAACAGATCACGAAGACCTGTGACGGCTGCAACGGCGAAGGTCGGATCCAGGAAGAGCGCACGCTGACGGTTCGTATCCCTCCCGGTGTTGACGACGGGATGCGGCTTCGCATGGTCGGTGAAGGCGAGACGGGTCAGGGCGGCGGCCCCCCCGGCGACCTCCACGTCGCGCTTCACGTTCGTGACCACAAGGTCTTTACGAGGGACGGCAGCGATCTGCACTGTGAACTCCGACTCGGCTTTGCCCAGGCGGCCCTCGGTGCGGAGGTTGAGGTTCCGACCCTCGACGGAAGTCATCTGCTGCCGATCCCCGCGGGCACTCAGTCCGGTGAGCGGATCCGTCTTCGTGGGAAGGGCGCGCCTGCGTTGCAGTCCAGCGGACGTGGGGATCAGATTGTCCATATCCAGCTGGTGACCCCCGAGGACGTCGATGGAGAGATGCGTGAGCTTCTCGAACGGCTGGCCGAGATGGAAGGGCAGCAGATCGGTGACGGCGGGTTGTTTGAGAAGGTTCGAAAGATCTTTCACGGCTGA